The genomic segment CCGTCTTTTCCCCCTTATGCGCGACATAGACCGGCAGGCCTTCGCTCATCAATTCACGGATTTTGGCCTCCAGCCATAGATGTGTCGGAAGGCGCGCCTCTTCTTCGTACATGCCGGCCTTTACGTCTTCCTGCGTTTGCGCCCGTAGAGCTCGAGCCGGTGATCTATCAGCTCGTACCCCAGTTCTTCGGCGATTTTGATTTTGATTTTTTCGAGCTCGATATTTTCAAACTCAACGACTTTGCCGGTTTCCACATCAATCAGGTGATGGTGGTGGTCCATATTCGTTTCATAACGCGCAAAGCTTTCGTTAAATTCCCGCCGGACAATAATATCCAGCTCTTCCAGCGTGCTGAGCGTGCGGTAAACCGTTGCGATGCTCATGGTCTTGTCGATGGCCTTGGCCCGCTCGTATACCGTATCCACGGAAGGATGGTCCTTTGCCTGCGTCAAAACCTTCAGGATGACTTTGCGCGGCCCGGTCATTTTCAAGCCCGCTTCAATGCAGCGCTGTTCAAGATCCATCATTAAAAAAACGCTCCTTAAGAGGACGAGAGGATAAGAGTGCCCAGACAACCTACCCGGACCTGTCGGGGAATTCAATCTCTTCGGTCAAACCGTGCCAAACAGGCGGTCGCCCGCATCGCCAAGTCCCGGCTCGATAAAAGCGTTATCGTTCAATTTCTCATCCAGCGCCGCCACATATACGGGGATTTCAGGGCAGGCCGCCTCCACAACCCGGACGCCTTCCGGGGCCGCCACCAGCGCCATAAAAATAATTTTGTCGCGCGGCACCCCGTTTTCAACCAGAAGCCGGAAGACATGTTCCGAGGAATGCCCCGTGGCAAGCATGGGATCCACCACGATATAAGCCTGCCCGTCCCTGTAAGGCGGCAGTTTCTTAAGATATTCGACGGGGCGATGCGTTTGCTCATCCCGATACACGCCGACATAGCCGATCGGACTTTCGGGGAGAAGTTCGATCAGCCCTTCGGCCATTCCCTGCCCTGCGCGCAAAACCGGCACGATCACGGGCGGCGGGCCTTCCAAAACCGGTGCTTCCATAGTGCATAGCGGCGTTTCAACGGCTTTGGACCCGACCGGAAGGGCCTTTGTGACCTCATACCCCATCAAAAGCGCTATCTCTTTAAGCAGGCGGCGAAACGCTGGCATCGGCGTGTTTTTATCGCGCATCCGGGATAGTTTATCCTGAACCAATGGATGATCTACGATATGCAGGTTTTTGAAATCACTGTGTTTTTTCATGTTTTATTGCTCCGAAAGATATTCTTTTTCCAGCGCATCCAGCGTTCCTTCCCGAACGGCCTCGCGCACCTCCCGCATCAGGCGGTTCATCACGGCGACATTATGCTGGCTTAAAATCTGGAAGGCCAGCATTTCCCCGGCCTTCAAGAGATGGTGGATATAGGCTTTCGAATAATCGCGGCTGGCGGGAACGTTCAGGCCTGGATCCAGCGGCTCCGGGTCATCCTTGTAGCGGTTATTGTTGATATTGATGCGCTCGTCGCGCCGCCCTTTCATCAGGGCCATGCCGTGGCGGGCAATCCGCGTGGGCATGACGCAATCGAACGTATCAATGCCGCAGCGCACCGACTTGAACACATCCTTGATCCGCCCGATCCCCAGAAAGTGGACCGGCCTTTCGGGATGGTTATGCGGACGGACGATCTCCAGAATGCCGTACATTTCCTCGTCCGTGCCGCCCAGACACCCGCCGACAGCCGTTGCGAAGAACGGGCGGGAAGCCACATATTGCGCGCTCTCCACCCGCAAATCGTCATAGACGCCGCCCTGCACCACGCCGTAAAGCCCTTGCGTGCCGTCATGCGCTTTCTCAAACGCTTTCAGAGAGCGGTCCCCCCAGCGCATGCTCATCTCCATGGATCTGGCGGTGTAATCCTTGCTCACCTGATAGGCGGTGCATTCGTCCATCTGGACAATGAGGTCCGCCCCGAGCTTACGTTGCAAATCCATTGAGATTTCGGGATTTAAACACAGCTTGGCCCCGTTCCGGTAAGAACGGAAGAAGGCCCCCTCTTCCGTTACTTCCAGCAGGTTCTTTTTGGTGGTGCGGCCCCGGCCTTTGATTTCATCCGCGCAGGAGCCGTTTCCCATCGAAAAAACCTGAAACCCGCCGGAATCCGTCAGCATCGGACCGCCCCACCCCATAAATTTATGCAGTCCCCCCATTTTTTGAATGAGGTCCGCCCCGGGCTGGATCATCAAATGGTAGGTGTTGGCCAGAATGATATCCGTCCCGGCCTCCTCCATCTGAAGGGGAGAGAGATTTTTAATCGACGCCTTGGTGCCGCAGAAAATATAATTGGGCGTTTTGATCGTCCCGTGCGGCGTGCGCAGCCTGCCCGTCCGGGCCCCGCTTTTCGGGTCCGTGTGCGTGATTTCAAACGAAAAATTCGGGTAATGTATGTTTAAATCGGCTGCCATGCGCGCCTTTATGACAGAAGATGGGACTTTTCCAAAGAGACTTTACAGCTTTGCCACAGGAATACGGCGCACAGGGGGGCCTTCCGTCCCGTGAGCCCGGCCTACCAACACTTTTTTCGCCGGGACCGCAGCCCCTTCATCCTCCTGCTCCGCAAAAGCGCGCGCGGCGGCTCTTTTGCTGTCAAGGACATCCAGACGGGCCTGCGCCGATTCATGGCCCTGCGCGGCGGCTTTTTCAAAAAATTTGCGGGCCTGCACCTCATCCAAATCCACAAGGTGAAGCACCCCCATGTTATACAGGGCACCCGGATCACCGGCATCAGCCAACCACTTCTGCCTTTCAACAAATTGCTTCAAGTCTTTTTCAAGCATGGCCTCTCCTCTTAACACTATGTCCTTCCGAGGCACGGACTTTAACCTCTCTTTAATGTTATGTCAATTCTAAAACGCTGCCTGTGAAAAAACCCGCTGCGCTCGCCGTCAGCGGGTTTTAACGTCGAAAGCAATGCGTCCCTACGCTTTCTTGGCCAGCGCTTTTTCGACCTGCGCTTTTACCTTGCGCAAAGCGGGGTCCAGCTTGGTCTTGGCCGTGCCTGTGACGAACGCGTCAATGCCGCCTTTATGGTCCAGCGTCCGCAAACCCGCCGCCGAGACCTTAACAGACACTTTACGGCCCAGAGCCTCGCTGTAGACGCTCGTATTTTGCACATTCGGCAAAAATTTACGGTGCGTTTTATTTTCGGCGTGAGAACGGTTATTTCCGGACATCACGGCTTTTCCTGTTACCATACACGTGCGGCTCATGGGCTTATTCCTTTAAAGTCTTATAAAATCCTAAAAATCCGGGGCGAAAATAAACGAAAGCCCCCCTAAAAGTCAAGAAGATCATGCCCGGAAACGACAATTGCACCACAAAGGACGGCCAAAAGAAGGATATGGGCCATCATTGAAATGTAAATCCCGCGGCTTAAATGGCTGGCCCCCAGCTGCGCCGTGGCCCCTTTCGGCCCGGCCCAGCGGCGCTTGATCGCGCTGCCGTCAAGGTCTTTCGTCGCGCCGCCAAGGCTGACATTCAGGGCAAAAGCCATCGCAGCAACCGCCCAGCCCCCCTCTTCATAAGGCGCCGTTCCTTCCCGCGCCTTAAAGGCCGCGAGGGCGTCGCTCATCCGGGCCGTGGGCGTAAACAGCCCCGCCAGCGCAATCAAAATCCCGGCCAGCAGATTCGGGACAAATCCCATCAGTTTTTCAAGGGTGAGGGACATCTGGCCGAATCCTTTGGTAAACCCCTCTTTCCCGAAGCGCCAGGACAGCGCCGCAAGCCCCATATAAAGATAGGCGCCGGGCAATCCGGCAATCAGATACCACAGGACCGGCGCCACCAGCCCCTTGTCAAAACTCCTGGCCCCCATCGCAATCCCGATGCGGGTGATCGTATATTCGTCGCTTGTGCTCATATCCGTGCGGGTGGAGCGCGCAATGGTGTAAAAGGCCCCTTTGAGCGGTTTTTCGCTGGAAAGCGCCTGAAACAGGCGAAAAAGCGCAAACCAGACCGCACCGGCCGTTAAAGACAGGCTGAGCAGGAAAATTTCCATGATTTTCCATTGCGGGTAATAAAGGGTCAGGAAATGGGCAAACTTGCCCATAAACAAGGCAATCAGAAGCCCCGTAACGGTCAGGATAAAGCCCCTGAAGGACAAATCGGCGCGCGTGCGGTCGGCGCGGTCCAGCCGCCCGCCGATTCCGCCGAAAAACAGCTCTATAATGCGCCAGAGAAACGGATTCGCGTTCCCTCCCATCGGCCCCGTCAGAATACCTATGCAGGACACAAGGAAAACGGCGGCAATTGCCACCGGGAGACGGTCCGGATCAAAGATATGGCCATGAATTTGCTGAATATACTCAAAAATGGAATTTTGCACTGCACCAAAGCCTGTTCCGGGTGTATAATGAAACATTGTAGCGTTTAAACAAAGGCTTTGAAAGATGCTCTATCATTTATACGAATTCCGGAATGCCCTTTTATCCCCCGTCCGCATCGGCGCGGAGGTTTTTCGCGCCTCCATGATTAACCCCTGGAACCCGCTGGCCCATACGCAGGTCGGACGGACGCTTGCGGCCAGCGCCGAAATGTTCGAACGCACCACCCGCCGCTTTGGCGAACCGGACTGGATGATTAAAGACACGCTCATTGACGAAAAAAAAGTTCCCGTTTCCATAGAAACGATCGTTGAAAAGCCTTTTTGCAATCTCCTTCATTTCAAACGCGGCACAAAGCGCAAGGACCCGCAGGTTTTACTCGTCGCGCCGATGTCCGGGCATTATGCCACCTTGCTGCGCGGAACGGTTCAGGCCTTGCTGCCGCATCACGACGTTTACATCACCGACTGGACCGATGCCTCCCAGGTTCCGCTTGCCGAAGGGAAATTCGATCTGGATGATTTTATTACGTATCTGCGTGAATTCATGAGTCTTTTGGGGCCGCAAACGCATGTGATTGCGGTTTGCCAGCCGGCTGTGCCTGTTTTGGCTGCCGTGTCCCTCATGGCCGGCGAAGAAGACCCCAACCAGCCTTTGACCATGACCCTGATGGGCGGGCCCATCGATACCCGCATTTCCAAAACGGAAGTGAACAAGCTCGCCGAAGAACGCCCGTTGAGCTGGTTTGAAAGTGCGGTCGTGCAGACCGTTCCGGCCTTCAACCCGGGGGCCTTCCGGCGCGTTTATCCCGGATTCCTGCAACTGAGCGGCTTTATGTCGATGAATCTGGACCGTCACGTGGATTCCCACAAAGAGTTCTTCCAGCACCTGATTGAAGGAGACGGGAGTTCCGCCGAGAAACACCGGAAATTCTATGATGAGTATAACGCCGTGATGGATATCACCGCCGAGTTCTACCTCCAGACCGTTGACGTTGTTTTTCAGCGTCATCTCCTGCCCCTTGGCAAGATGAAATGGCGGGACCCTTTGAGCCACAAGCTCGTTGACGTAAACCCGGAGAAAATAAAACGCACGGCCCTGTTTACCATTGAAGGCGAACTCGACGATATTTCCTCCCGCGGACAAACAACCGCCGCGCATGATTTATGCAGCAATCTGGCGCCGGGCAAACAATTCCACAGGTTCCAGCTTCAAACCGGTCATTACGGGATTTTCAACGGTCGCAAATGGCGTACCGAAGTGATGCCGCGCATCCGGCACTTCATTCGCAATTTTGATAAGGATGTAGACAAAATCCCGGCCAAAGACCTTAAACTGATCCCGGACATCGCGCCGGAACGCTTCAACCATGACAAACACGGCGTTGACGTCGTCAAGCAATGGCTGAAAGAGCGGGACAAAGAGGAACACGAAATCAACGGATTCGTCCCTGCCAAGGATGATAATTAGAGCATTCATCGCTTAGATTGGGTCACGACCCATTTTGTCATCCTGAGCCGAAGGCGAAGGATCCCAAACTTTTCCGGAGATTCTTCCGTCATTGCGAGGGAGCGTAGAGACCGAAGCAATCCAGTCGGCCTTTCACCCCTCACCCTCCCGCTTCGCGGCCCCCCTATCCCTATAGGAGAGGGAGGTATTAAGGCGCCGCCTACGCAGCCTTGGCCGCTTTCCGGTAATCCAGAATGCGCCGCTCGACTTCCGGACGGAAATGGCGCATCAGTCCCTGAATAGGCCACGCGGCCGCATCGCCGAGCGCACAAATCGTATGGCCTTCAATCTCTTTTGTGACTTCCAGAAGCATATCAATTTCTTCCAGCGTGGCGTTGCCGCTCACCATCCGGTTCATCACACGCGCCATCCAGCCCGTCCCCTCGCGGCAGGGCGTGCACTGGCCGCAGCTTTCATGCGCGTAAAAATCGGACAGGCGGGCAATGGCGTAAATCAGATCGGTGGAGCGGTCCATCACGATAACGCCCGCCGTCCCAAGGCCGCTTTGGACTTCCCGCAGGGAGTCAAAATCCATTAAAACGGTGTCGCAAACTTCTTTTGGAATCATCGGGCAGGAAGAGCCACCCGGGATAACGGCTTTCAGGTTATCCCAGCCCCCGCGCACGCCGCCCGCATGTTTTTCAATCAGCTTTTTAAGCGGGATGCCCATTTCCTCTTCCACCACGCAGCGGTTGTTCACATGCCCCAGCAGGCAGAAGAGTTTTGTCCCTGTATTCTTTTCATCCTTGCCCAGCCCGGCGAACCATTCCCCGCCCCGGCGCAAAATCGTCGGCGCGCAGGCGATCGTCTCCACGTTATTGATCGTGGTCGGGCAGCTGTAAAGCCCCGACATCGCCGGGAAAGGCGGCTTGTTGCGCGGCTGGCCTTTCTTGCCTTCCAGGGAATCCAGCAGGGCGGTTTCCTCT from the Rhodospirillales bacterium genome contains:
- the rpmB gene encoding 50S ribosomal protein L28 — translated: MSRTCMVTGKAVMSGNNRSHAENKTHRKFLPNVQNTSVYSEALGRKVSVKVSAAGLRTLDHKGGIDAFVTGTAKTKLDPALRKVKAQVEKALAKKA
- a CDS encoding polyhydroxyalkanoate depolymerase, with protein sequence MLYHLYEFRNALLSPVRIGAEVFRASMINPWNPLAHTQVGRTLAASAEMFERTTRRFGEPDWMIKDTLIDEKKVPVSIETIVEKPFCNLLHFKRGTKRKDPQVLLVAPMSGHYATLLRGTVQALLPHHDVYITDWTDASQVPLAEGKFDLDDFITYLREFMSLLGPQTHVIAVCQPAVPVLAAVSLMAGEEDPNQPLTMTLMGGPIDTRISKTEVNKLAEERPLSWFESAVVQTVPAFNPGAFRRVYPGFLQLSGFMSMNLDRHVDSHKEFFQHLIEGDGSSAEKHRKFYDEYNAVMDITAEFYLQTVDVVFQRHLLPLGKMKWRDPLSHKLVDVNPEKIKRTALFTIEGELDDISSRGQTTAAHDLCSNLAPGKQFHRFQLQTGHYGIFNGRKWRTEVMPRIRHFIRNFDKDVDKIPAKDLKLIPDIAPERFNHDKHGVDVVKQWLKERDKEEHEINGFVPAKDDN
- a CDS encoding sel1 repeat family protein; the protein is MADAGDPGALYNMGVLHLVDLDEVQARKFFEKAAAQGHESAQARLDVLDSKRAAARAFAEQEDEGAAVPAKKVLVGRAHGTEGPPVRRIPVAKL
- a CDS encoding cobalamin biosynthesis protein, whose translation is MFHYTPGTGFGAVQNSIFEYIQQIHGHIFDPDRLPVAIAAVFLVSCIGILTGPMGGNANPFLWRIIELFFGGIGGRLDRADRTRADLSFRGFILTVTGLLIALFMGKFAHFLTLYYPQWKIMEIFLLSLSLTAGAVWFALFRLFQALSSEKPLKGAFYTIARSTRTDMSTSDEYTITRIGIAMGARSFDKGLVAPVLWYLIAGLPGAYLYMGLAALSWRFGKEGFTKGFGQMSLTLEKLMGFVPNLLAGILIALAGLFTPTARMSDALAAFKAREGTAPYEEGGWAVAAMAFALNVSLGGATKDLDGSAIKRRWAGPKGATAQLGASHLSRGIYISMMAHILLLAVLCGAIVVSGHDLLDF
- the nuoF gene encoding NADH-quinone oxidoreductase subunit NuoF, translated to MLEDKDRIFTNLYGFEPASLEAARKRGDWDGTRDIIAKGRAWIIDEMKASGLRGRGGAGFPSGLKWSFMPKEIGDRPHYLVINADESEPGTCKDREIMRHDPHKLIEGALLAGFAMGAHRAFIYVRGEFAHEASELAVAIEEARAAGLLGKNAAGSDWDFDVTLHRGAGAYICGEETALLDSLEGKKGQPRNKPPFPAMSGLYSCPTTINNVETIACAPTILRRGGEWFAGLGKDEKNTGTKLFCLLGHVNNRCVVEEEMGIPLKKLIEKHAGGVRGGWDNLKAVIPGGSSCPMIPKEVCDTVLMDFDSLREVQSGLGTAGVIVMDRSTDLIYAIARLSDFYAHESCGQCTPCREGTGWMARVMNRMVSGNATLEEIDMLLEVTKEIEGHTICALGDAAAWPIQGLMRHFRPEVERRILDYRKAAKAA
- a CDS encoding transcriptional repressor produces the protein MMDLEQRCIEAGLKMTGPRKVILKVLTQAKDHPSVDTVYERAKAIDKTMSIATVYRTLSTLEELDIIVRREFNESFARYETNMDHHHHLIDVETGKVVEFENIELEKIKIKIAEELGYELIDHRLELYGRKRRKT
- the upp gene encoding uracil phosphoribosyltransferase encodes the protein MKKHSDFKNLHIVDHPLVQDKLSRMRDKNTPMPAFRRLLKEIALLMGYEVTKALPVGSKAVETPLCTMEAPVLEGPPPVIVPVLRAGQGMAEGLIELLPESPIGYVGVYRDEQTHRPVEYLKKLPPYRDGQAYIVVDPMLATGHSSEHVFRLLVENGVPRDKIIFMALVAAPEGVRVVEAACPEIPVYVAALDEKLNDNAFIEPGLGDAGDRLFGTV
- the tgt gene encoding tRNA guanosine(34) transglycosylase Tgt, with protein sequence MAADLNIHYPNFSFEITHTDPKSGARTGRLRTPHGTIKTPNYIFCGTKASIKNLSPLQMEEAGTDIILANTYHLMIQPGADLIQKMGGLHKFMGWGGPMLTDSGGFQVFSMGNGSCADEIKGRGRTTKKNLLEVTEEGAFFRSYRNGAKLCLNPEISMDLQRKLGADLIVQMDECTAYQVSKDYTARSMEMSMRWGDRSLKAFEKAHDGTQGLYGVVQGGVYDDLRVESAQYVASRPFFATAVGGCLGGTDEEMYGILEIVRPHNHPERPVHFLGIGRIKDVFKSVRCGIDTFDCVMPTRIARHGMALMKGRRDERININNNRYKDDPEPLDPGLNVPASRDYSKAYIHHLLKAGEMLAFQILSQHNVAVMNRLMREVREAVREGTLDALEKEYLSEQ